Proteins from a single region of Vallitalea okinawensis:
- a CDS encoding AAA family ATPase gives MGNVYIFRGKAATGKSTLANMLGSKLAIPVFCKDDIVDAIKSSANIEDRSIRNAICYNVLSRMIQRSLDLNTDIILDIALGDRNGAKYFFDRLDFKENRTFKFFLKCSDLNEWKRRHEERLKNPLPHQSFKSIEHVFEHYEKLDVNPFEDEYIIDTSESVEKSFRDISRIINYGL, from the coding sequence TTGGGAAATGTATATATTTTTAGAGGAAAGGCAGCGACTGGCAAGTCAACGTTAGCCAATATGCTGGGAAGTAAACTTGCTATACCCGTCTTTTGTAAAGATGATATTGTAGATGCAATAAAAAGTAGTGCGAACATTGAAGACAGATCTATTAGAAATGCGATTTGCTACAATGTTTTGTCTAGAATGATTCAAAGAAGTCTAGACCTTAATACAGATATAATATTGGATATAGCACTTGGGGATAGAAATGGAGCAAAATATTTTTTTGATAGATTAGATTTTAAGGAAAATAGGACTTTCAAATTTTTTCTAAAATGTAGCGATTTAAATGAATGGAAAAGAAGACATGAAGAAAGACTTAAAAATCCATTACCTCACCAATCTTTTAAATCGATTGAGCATGTATTTGAACATTATGAAAAGTTAGATGTGAACCCTTTTGAAGATGAATATATAATTGATACTAGTGAATCTGTAGAAAAAAGTTTTAGAGACATTAGTAGAATCATAAATTATGGTCTTTAA